One genomic region from Oceanispirochaeta sp. encodes:
- the ilvC gene encoding ketol-acid reductoisomerase, protein MFMNYFNTLSLRDKIKQLGTCRFMSRDEFNGVAKLKGKKIVIIGCGAQGLHQGLNMRDSGLDISYALRAGAIKEKRQSWKNATENGFKVGTYDEVIKNADLVLNLTPDKQHTPVVSAVMPLMKKGSSLAYSHGFNIVEEGMEIRKDITVIMVAPKSPGSEVREEYKRGFGVPTLIAVHPENDPNGDGLEIAKAYASGTGGDRAGVLHSSFTAEVKSDLMGEQTILCGMLQTGSLLCFDKMVEKGINPSYASKLIQFGWENITEALKHGGITNMMNRLSNPAKIKAFELSEELKDILRPLYYKHMDNIISGEFSRVMMEDWAADDKDLLRWREETGKSNFEQQAAGTMEIKEQEYFDHAVLMIAMIKSGVELAFEAMTDSGIKEESAYYESLHEVPLIANLISRKKLYEMNKVISDTAEYGCYLFANKAVPMLADFMKVVKTDIIGKSFSPEDSSVDNVELIKVNEQIQSHGVEVIGKKLRSYMTAMKAII, encoded by the coding sequence AATTATTTTAATACCCTTTCTTTAAGAGACAAAATTAAACAACTTGGTACCTGCCGGTTTATGAGTAGAGATGAATTTAATGGCGTTGCTAAACTTAAAGGCAAAAAAATAGTCATTATCGGATGCGGTGCTCAGGGTTTACATCAGGGACTGAACATGAGAGACAGTGGACTTGATATCTCCTATGCTTTAAGAGCAGGAGCCATAAAAGAGAAAAGACAGTCCTGGAAAAATGCAACAGAAAACGGCTTTAAAGTCGGAACTTATGACGAAGTGATAAAAAATGCTGATCTGGTATTAAACCTGACACCGGACAAGCAGCATACACCTGTTGTCAGTGCCGTTATGCCATTAATGAAAAAAGGATCATCTCTGGCCTATTCCCATGGTTTTAACATTGTGGAAGAGGGAATGGAAATCCGTAAAGATATTACTGTAATCATGGTTGCTCCCAAATCACCGGGATCAGAAGTGAGAGAAGAGTATAAAAGAGGATTTGGTGTTCCCACATTAATCGCCGTGCATCCTGAAAATGATCCCAATGGTGATGGACTGGAAATCGCAAAAGCTTATGCGTCCGGAACCGGAGGCGATAGAGCGGGAGTTCTTCACTCATCATTCACTGCTGAAGTAAAGTCCGACCTTATGGGTGAACAGACTATCTTATGCGGAATGCTTCAAACAGGATCTCTTTTATGTTTCGATAAAATGGTTGAAAAGGGTATAAATCCCTCATATGCATCTAAACTGATTCAATTTGGATGGGAAAATATTACAGAAGCTCTCAAACATGGTGGAATCACCAATATGATGAACAGACTTTCCAATCCTGCAAAAATAAAAGCTTTTGAATTATCAGAAGAATTGAAAGATATTCTAAGACCTTTGTACTACAAGCATATGGATAACATTATCAGTGGAGAATTCTCACGGGTGATGATGGAAGACTGGGCTGCAGATGATAAAGATCTCCTGAGATGGAGAGAAGAAACAGGTAAGTCCAACTTCGAACAGCAGGCTGCCGGTACAATGGAAATTAAGGAACAAGAGTATTTTGATCATGCAGTTCTAATGATTGCCATGATTAAATCCGGTGTTGAACTGGCATTCGAAGCGATGACAGATTCGGGAATCAAAGAAGAATCTGCCTATTATGAATCTCTTCATGAAGTTCCTCTTATTGCGAACCTTATCAGCAGAAAGAAACTCTATGAAATGAACAAAGTAATTTCTGATACAGCAGAATATGGTTGTTACCTTTTTGCCAACAAGGCTGTACCTATGCTGGCAGATTTTATGAAAGTTGTTAAAACAGATATAATTGGCAAATCATTTTCTCCTGAAGATAGTTCTGTTGATAATGTTGAACTGATTAAAGTTAACGAACAGATACAATCTCATGGTGTTGAAGTAATCGGTAAAAAGCTGAGATCTTACATGACAGCCATGAAAGCAATAATTTAA
- the katG gene encoding catalase/peroxidase HPI yields the protein MSEMGKCPVTGAMSHSAAKGTSNKEWWPNQLNLKILHQNTSKLNPMDKDYNYAKEFNKLDFKALKKDLYEVMTDSKEWWPADYGHYGPLFIRMAWHSAGTYRTSDGRGGGNTGNQRFAPLNSWPDNVNLDKARRLLWPVKQKYGNKISWADLMILAGNCALESMGFKTFGFAGGREDIWEPEEDVYWGTETEWLGDKRYSGERDLENPLAAVQMGLIYVNPEGPNGEPIPIESAKDVRTIFARMAMNDEETVALIAGGHTFGKCHGAGDASLVGPEPEAAPMEEQGLGWKSSFKSGKGGDTISNGIEGAWKPNPTKWDSGYLKVMFKYEWELLKSPAGAYLWLSKDTEDEDMVVDAHDPSKKHRPMMTTADLSLKFDPAYEKIARRYLDNPAEFSDAFARAWFKLTHRDMGPRSRYLGPEVPDEELIWQDPVQKVDHKLINDQDIVELKKKILTSGLSVSQLVSTAWASASTFRGSDYRGGANGARIRLSPQKNWEVNQPDLLKKILQKIEGIQKKFNDSQAGDKRVSFADLIVLAGCAAIEKAANDAGNEISVPFTPGRTDATQEQTDVVSFADLEPCADGFRNYQNAKYLVSAEELLIDKAQLLTLTAPELTVLIGGLRVLGANYGQSKHGVFTDKPETLTNDFYINLLDMGTEWKPLSKEGDEFEGVDRTTGKKKWTATRVDLVFGSNSQLRAQAEVYGSNDSKEKFLKDFVKAWDKVMRLDRFDLN from the coding sequence ATGAGCGAAATGGGTAAGTGTCCAGTAACTGGAGCAATGAGTCATTCAGCAGCTAAAGGAACTTCGAACAAAGAATGGTGGCCGAATCAGTTAAATTTAAAAATTCTTCATCAGAACACTTCAAAGCTAAATCCTATGGATAAGGATTACAACTATGCAAAAGAATTTAACAAACTGGATTTTAAAGCTCTGAAGAAAGATCTTTACGAAGTTATGACGGATTCCAAGGAGTGGTGGCCAGCGGACTATGGTCATTATGGTCCGCTTTTTATCCGGATGGCTTGGCATAGTGCGGGAACATACCGTACCAGTGATGGACGGGGAGGCGGAAATACGGGCAACCAGAGATTCGCACCTCTTAATAGCTGGCCTGATAATGTAAACCTGGATAAAGCCCGTAGACTTCTATGGCCGGTAAAACAAAAGTATGGCAATAAGATTTCCTGGGCAGACTTGATGATTTTAGCCGGAAATTGCGCTCTTGAATCCATGGGATTCAAGACTTTTGGATTTGCCGGTGGGCGTGAAGATATTTGGGAGCCCGAAGAGGATGTATATTGGGGAACAGAGACAGAATGGCTTGGAGACAAACGTTATTCCGGAGAAAGAGATCTGGAAAATCCTCTTGCTGCAGTACAGATGGGACTTATCTATGTAAATCCAGAAGGTCCTAATGGAGAGCCTATTCCTATAGAATCTGCAAAGGATGTAAGAACCATTTTTGCGCGAATGGCTATGAACGATGAGGAAACTGTCGCGTTGATCGCTGGAGGGCATACTTTTGGGAAATGCCATGGTGCCGGGGATGCCTCTCTCGTAGGTCCTGAGCCGGAAGCCGCTCCTATGGAAGAGCAGGGTCTTGGCTGGAAGAGCAGTTTCAAAAGCGGAAAGGGGGGAGATACAATAAGTAATGGCATTGAAGGGGCATGGAAACCGAATCCAACCAAGTGGGATTCAGGTTATTTGAAAGTGATGTTCAAATACGAATGGGAACTGCTTAAAAGTCCGGCTGGCGCCTATCTGTGGCTGTCAAAAGATACAGAGGATGAGGATATGGTTGTTGATGCACATGATCCGTCAAAAAAACATAGACCTATGATGACCACCGCTGACCTTTCACTCAAATTTGATCCAGCCTATGAGAAAATCGCTCGTCGATATCTGGATAATCCGGCTGAATTTTCAGATGCCTTCGCCAGGGCATGGTTTAAGCTTACTCACAGAGATATGGGACCTCGATCTCGTTATTTAGGACCAGAAGTTCCCGATGAAGAATTGATTTGGCAGGACCCTGTACAAAAAGTCGATCATAAACTGATAAATGATCAGGATATTGTTGAACTTAAAAAAAAGATTCTGACATCAGGCTTATCTGTTTCTCAGCTTGTTTCCACGGCATGGGCATCAGCATCAACATTCCGTGGTTCCGATTATCGGGGAGGGGCAAATGGTGCCCGGATTCGCCTTTCACCGCAAAAAAATTGGGAAGTTAACCAACCTGACTTATTGAAGAAAATTCTTCAGAAAATCGAGGGTATTCAAAAAAAATTCAATGACTCACAGGCTGGAGATAAGAGGGTTTCATTTGCAGATCTGATCGTTCTTGCAGGATGTGCTGCCATTGAAAAAGCCGCAAACGATGCCGGCAATGAAATCAGTGTTCCTTTCACACCTGGACGTACAGATGCAACCCAGGAGCAGACTGATGTCGTTTCATTTGCAGATCTTGAACCTTGTGCAGACGGATTCCGTAACTATCAGAATGCAAAATACCTTGTATCGGCAGAAGAATTGCTTATAGACAAGGCGCAGCTGCTGACCTTAACCGCTCCTGAATTGACTGTTCTTATTGGTGGTTTGCGCGTTCTGGGAGCGAATTACGGACAGTCTAAGCACGGTGTATTTACTGATAAACCCGAGACTCTAACAAATGACTTTTATATCAATTTGCTTGATATGGGGACAGAATGGAAACCTCTTTCAAAAGAGGGAGATGAGTTTGAGGGAGTAGACCGCACTACAGGTAAAAAGAAATGGACTGCAACAAGAGTAGATCTCGTTTTCGGTTCGAATTCACAACTCCGGGCACAAGCTGAAGTGTATGGCAGTAACGACTCTAAAGAGAAATTCTTAAAGGACTTTGTCAAAGCATGGGACAAGGTTATGAGACTTGATCGTTTTGACCTGAATTAA
- a CDS encoding pitrilysin family protein: MKKYLVIFISILLLSTTTLSAKGTAEKAIPNDPKVITGVLDNGLTYYIRENTYPENRATLRLAVNAGSVLEDEDQQGLAHFVEHMAFNGTEKYSRNDLIYYLESFGMEFGADINAHTSFDETVYKLQVRTDVREQMEQGIDVLNQWAFHVTFDNEEIDKERGVVLEEWRLGRGAQARMMDKTFPILFKDSKYGERLPIGKKETLTGFEYDSLKRFYRDWYRPGLMAVVAVGDFNAKEIEELIKKGFSDYNNPGISRERIEEDVPSHSETLFSIQSDKEATSSLIELINKYEQEKVRVPSDYKLKTSEMLYYN; encoded by the coding sequence ATGAAAAAATATCTGGTAATATTTATATCAATATTATTATTATCCACAACAACGCTTTCCGCAAAAGGAACTGCTGAAAAAGCCATTCCCAATGATCCGAAAGTGATAACCGGAGTGCTGGACAATGGTCTGACCTATTACATCCGGGAAAATACCTACCCCGAAAACAGAGCCACTTTAAGACTGGCTGTAAATGCCGGTTCTGTTCTTGAAGATGAGGATCAGCAGGGGCTGGCCCATTTTGTGGAACATATGGCATTTAATGGAACAGAAAAATATTCCAGGAATGATCTGATTTATTATCTTGAATCCTTTGGTATGGAATTTGGTGCCGACATAAATGCCCACACATCTTTTGATGAAACAGTCTACAAGCTGCAGGTCAGAACTGATGTCCGGGAGCAGATGGAACAGGGAATTGATGTTCTTAATCAATGGGCTTTTCATGTCACCTTTGACAATGAGGAAATTGATAAGGAAAGAGGGGTTGTTCTCGAAGAATGGAGACTCGGCCGGGGCGCCCAAGCGAGAATGATGGATAAAACCTTCCCCATCCTTTTTAAAGATTCAAAATATGGTGAAAGACTTCCCATTGGAAAAAAAGAGACTCTCACCGGGTTTGAATACGACAGTCTGAAACGGTTTTACCGGGACTGGTATCGTCCCGGACTCATGGCTGTAGTTGCCGTCGGAGATTTTAATGCTAAGGAAATAGAGGAATTAATCAAAAAAGGATTTTCTGACTATAATAATCCCGGTATCAGCAGAGAGAGAATTGAGGAAGATGTCCCATCCCATAGTGAAACTCTTTTTTCAATACAAAGTGATAAAGAAGCAACATCATCATTAATCGAACTGATAAATAAATATGAACAGGAAAAAGTCCGGGTTCCTTCTGATTACAAGCTGAAAACATCTGAAATGTTATATTACAAT